The following proteins come from a genomic window of Spongiibacter tropicus DSM 19543:
- a CDS encoding molybdopterin oxidoreductase family protein — MVRSGTFFRTCNLCEAMCGVAITLDDEKIVSIKGDEQDPFSRGHICPKALALKDLYEDPDRLKKPMEKRDGQWHELDWETALDRVAERISDLQARHGKNALGVYLGNPNVHNLGGTLLNGGFLRALKTRNKFSATSVDQLPHHIVAWKLFGHQLRIPVPDIDRSDYFVIMGGNPLASNGSIMSVADVRGRLKAVKKRGKVVVIDPRRSQTAELADQHHFIRPGSDVLLLLAMLNHLFQSQQISLKACEGLLDTDPMTLASDFAPYTPERVAESTGISAAAIRQLVDEFCAAEAPVLYGRMGVSVQEFGALCQYLIMLFNILTGTLDKAGGLMFSTPAANILPQTGRGNMGRFHSRVRQLPEFNGELPVSALAEDIATPGDGQIKGMILVAGNPVLSTPNGEQLDRAFAGLDLLVSVDFYLNESSRHADFILPPVSPLEREHFDIIFNLLAVRNNARYAPALFKAGPDARHDWQILLGLRDRLAPPRSLKERLGRQLERHLGPGGMLALLLRRGPYGAGWRPFSGLTLAKLKAAPHGIDLGPLQPQLPAALFHKDRKIHLNTDFFLADLPRVDARFFGGDAQSPFVLIGRRDVRSNNSWLHNSQRLVKGKNRCTALLNPDDARRLGVSDAGKVRVHSRVGSVEVVAEVSDEVMPGVISIPHGWGHHGEGTAWRLAEANAGVSVNTLTDDYFIDVLSGNAALNGVPVSVEPISA; from the coding sequence ATGGTGAGATCCGGTACGTTTTTCCGAACCTGTAATCTCTGTGAGGCGATGTGCGGCGTGGCGATTACGCTGGACGACGAGAAGATTGTCTCGATTAAAGGCGATGAGCAAGACCCTTTCAGTCGCGGGCATATCTGTCCCAAGGCTCTGGCACTGAAAGACTTATACGAAGACCCCGACCGCCTGAAAAAGCCCATGGAAAAGCGCGATGGCCAGTGGCACGAGCTGGACTGGGAGACGGCGCTGGACAGAGTTGCCGAGCGGATTTCTGATCTGCAAGCACGGCATGGCAAGAATGCGCTGGGGGTCTATCTGGGCAACCCGAATGTTCACAACCTGGGTGGCACATTGCTGAATGGCGGTTTTTTGCGTGCGTTGAAAACACGGAATAAATTTTCGGCGACGTCCGTTGATCAGCTCCCGCATCACATAGTGGCGTGGAAGCTGTTTGGTCATCAGCTGCGTATTCCTGTGCCGGATATCGATCGCAGTGATTATTTTGTCATTATGGGCGGCAACCCGCTGGCGTCTAACGGCAGTATTATGAGTGTTGCTGATGTGCGTGGGCGGCTAAAGGCGGTGAAAAAGCGCGGCAAAGTGGTGGTGATTGACCCGCGCCGCAGTCAGACGGCAGAGCTTGCAGACCAACACCATTTCATTCGCCCGGGTAGCGATGTGCTGCTGCTGTTGGCGATGCTCAATCACCTGTTTCAATCGCAGCAGATCTCGCTGAAGGCCTGCGAGGGACTGCTGGATACCGACCCCATGACCTTGGCGAGTGACTTCGCCCCATACACGCCCGAGCGGGTGGCCGAGTCGACGGGTATCAGTGCCGCGGCGATACGGCAGTTGGTTGACGAGTTCTGCGCGGCGGAGGCGCCGGTACTGTATGGCCGGATGGGAGTGTCGGTACAGGAGTTCGGCGCGCTGTGTCAGTACCTGATTATGCTGTTCAATATCTTGACCGGTACGCTCGATAAAGCCGGTGGTCTGATGTTCAGCACGCCTGCCGCGAATATTCTGCCGCAGACCGGTCGCGGCAATATGGGGCGTTTCCACAGCCGGGTACGTCAGCTACCCGAGTTTAATGGTGAATTGCCGGTCTCGGCGCTGGCGGAAGATATTGCCACACCTGGCGATGGGCAGATCAAAGGGATGATTCTGGTTGCCGGGAATCCGGTACTGTCCACGCCGAACGGAGAGCAGCTCGATCGCGCTTTTGCCGGTCTGGACTTGTTGGTGTCGGTCGACTTTTATCTTAATGAGAGCAGTCGTCATGCGGATTTTATTTTGCCGCCGGTCAGTCCGCTGGAACGGGAACATTTCGATATCATCTTTAACCTGCTGGCGGTACGTAACAACGCCCGATATGCCCCGGCATTGTTCAAGGCGGGCCCCGATGCGAGGCACGATTGGCAAATTCTGCTCGGCTTGAGGGATCGTCTCGCGCCACCCCGATCCTTGAAGGAGCGCTTGGGGCGGCAGCTCGAACGACACCTCGGCCCCGGCGGAATGCTCGCCTTACTCCTGCGTCGCGGCCCCTACGGTGCCGGTTGGCGGCCGTTTTCGGGCTTGACCCTGGCCAAACTGAAGGCCGCGCCACACGGCATTGATCTGGGGCCGCTGCAGCCCCAACTGCCCGCGGCGCTGTTCCATAAAGATAGAAAAATTCACCTCAATACCGATTTTTTCCTAGCAGATCTGCCGCGTGTCGACGCACGTTTTTTTGGCGGCGATGCGCAGAGCCCGTTTGTATTGATTGGCCGTCGGGATGTGCGCAGCAATAATTCCTGGCTACATAACAGCCAGCGCCTGGTGAAGGGAAAGAACCGCTGTACTGCGCTGCTGAACCCTGACGATGCCCGACGTTTGGGGGTGAGCGATGCCGGCAAAGTGCGCGTGCACTCGCGCGTAGGCAGTGTGGAGGTGGTCGCCGAAGTCAGCGATGAGGTCATGCCCGGCGTGATCAGTATTCCTCATGGTTGGGGGCATCACGGTGAGGGTACCGCGTGGCGATTGGCGGAGGCGAACGCGGGCGTGAGCGTGAATACGCTGACGGATGACTACTTTATTGATGTGCTGTCGGGCAATGCTGCATTGAATGGCGTGCCTGTCAGTGTCGAGCCCATTAGTGCATGA
- a CDS encoding SDR family oxidoreductase — protein MTFSETGHKAVRVLITGASQGIGAAIARQFAKPGVTLLLVARNAGNLQSVARECGTADRVETYACDVAEAEAVSSLATAVTADVGGVDVLINNAGCWHGQPVADMAVDDFDRVVASNLRSVFLMTRAFLPAMQAAGRGDIFNMVSTAGFEGYAGVSAYCAAKHGVLGFSKALREELRDEDIRVCCVSPGPTWSPSWENSHVPEAALMPTDDVARAFWNLYTMDRNVVTENMVLRPRQGHISS, from the coding sequence ATGACATTTAGCGAAACGGGCCACAAGGCCGTGCGGGTATTGATTACGGGCGCTTCGCAGGGCATTGGCGCGGCGATTGCCCGACAGTTTGCCAAGCCCGGGGTGACCTTGCTGCTGGTGGCTCGCAATGCGGGAAACCTGCAGTCCGTCGCCAGGGAATGCGGGACGGCCGATCGGGTAGAGACCTACGCTTGTGATGTTGCCGAGGCTGAAGCGGTGTCGTCGTTGGCGACGGCGGTGACCGCGGATGTCGGCGGCGTTGATGTTCTGATTAATAATGCCGGCTGCTGGCATGGACAGCCGGTGGCTGACATGGCCGTCGATGATTTCGATCGCGTGGTAGCAAGTAATTTGCGCAGCGTTTTCCTGATGACCCGCGCCTTTTTACCGGCGATGCAAGCGGCTGGGCGCGGCGATATCTTCAATATGGTGTCGACGGCAGGGTTTGAGGGCTATGCCGGTGTTTCGGCCTACTGCGCTGCCAAGCATGGTGTGCTGGGTTTCAGTAAGGCGCTGCGCGAAGAGCTGCGAGACGAAGATATCCGTGTGTGTTGTGTCTCGCCGGGGCCGACGTGGTCGCCCTCATGGGAAAACAGCCATGTTCCCGAGGCCGCCCTGATGCCCACCGATGACGTCGCCCGCGCGTTCTGGAATCTGTATACGATGGATCGCAACGTGGTGACCGAGAATATGGTGCTGCGTCCCCGGCAGGGCCACATCAGCAGCTAA
- a CDS encoding queuosine precursor transporter, protein MIDTIVSNKAIRLFIVMAGFFVANALIAEFIGVKIFSLEQSLGLEPLSLSFFGVDQLSFNLTAGVLLWPFVFVLTDLINEYYGARGVRMLSYLTAGLILYAFAMFYAGIELTPADFWPQSHINPALPAAEQLAIRDKVSDYDYAYRLVFGQGLWIIIGSLVAFLIGQIIDVAVFHRIKQYTGEKLIWLRATGSTLVSQFIDSFVVLFIAFYLGADWPLSLVFAIGVVNYLYKFTMALILTPVIYLAHAGIDRYLGTPLANEMKRAALESG, encoded by the coding sequence ATGATCGATACCATTGTAAGCAACAAAGCCATCCGCCTGTTTATTGTGATGGCGGGTTTCTTTGTTGCCAATGCGCTGATTGCCGAGTTTATCGGCGTCAAAATCTTTTCACTCGAACAAAGCCTTGGCCTTGAGCCGCTGTCGCTGAGCTTTTTTGGCGTCGATCAGCTTTCCTTCAATCTCACCGCTGGCGTACTGCTCTGGCCTTTCGTGTTTGTGCTGACAGATTTGATCAACGAATACTACGGCGCCCGAGGCGTCAGGATGCTCTCCTATCTTACGGCAGGGCTGATTCTTTATGCCTTTGCCATGTTTTACGCCGGTATCGAACTCACGCCCGCCGACTTCTGGCCGCAGTCCCATATCAATCCAGCGCTGCCCGCCGCCGAACAGTTGGCGATCCGCGACAAAGTCAGCGACTACGATTACGCCTACCGGCTGGTCTTCGGCCAAGGCCTGTGGATTATTATCGGCTCTCTGGTTGCCTTCCTGATCGGGCAGATTATCGACGTCGCCGTCTTCCATCGCATCAAACAATACACCGGCGAGAAACTGATCTGGCTTCGCGCCACTGGATCAACGTTAGTCAGCCAATTTATCGATAGCTTCGTCGTCCTGTTTATTGCTTTTTACCTCGGTGCCGACTGGCCGCTCTCGCTGGTGTTCGCCATCGGCGTGGTCAATTACCTCTACAAGTTCACCATGGCACTGATACTGACCCCGGTCATCTATTTGGCGCACGCCGGTATCGACCGCTACTTGGGCACACCTCTTGCAAACGAGATGAAGCGTGCAGCCCTAGAAAGCGGCTGA
- a CDS encoding peptidase M19: MTAKFAILGLTAVALLSACGGGSSSSGSNGGGSSEPRIENRYSLASHCFTMQSADDRYAGIDGEDTVLSSSAIEAEPFFMQAATLGKYLFYTSDGQFLTSDGSSVRVDEEPSNDAIWTLEFDSTAKTFTIYSETDERYLSAGDSTLSTADTPSAFSFTASQGCKTYPEMPTSVIGDTYKGKGADEPVVGFADIHNHMGMSSELSYAGDVGPSAGGVLYGEAFHRFGVSHALADCADFHGPNGIRGADVILVSGASPTHETEGWPTFIDWPTNHSLTHTVMYYKWVERAWLAGLRIMVNHGTNIAGLCTVGTIYSLHPGADCNDMSIAIKQIKYMYELQDYIDAQYGGPGEGWYRIVTSPQQAREVINDGKLAVVLGMEAAQVFDCGMTMLLGNIEIPKCDREQIDDKLQELWDLGVRHLYAYHDIDSALGGTGIFSDIMNLLNLIDTGSFWKTTDCRDYPESEPMVREPGLKIVTSLPGTGGDPLTSLVLDITKGLALPLYPDRVQCNSRTVTELGEYALNAMMDRGMVMDIDHAAYHSKDIMLDLAEQRTPAYPMVSSHDAHGGLTSDQAARILKNGGVIYPYKDTGIKHVEFLEKLKFWREKAGVSDSVLGLGFGVDGNGFGGHANPRGGDSEPVQYPFVLFQGDDWGEKYNNFDPVTVEMLTIPESGKYWHIDEVGMANYGLVADYVEEVRLEGGQEALDALYNSAEAYLQTWERSYNRANLQ; encoded by the coding sequence ATGACAGCCAAGTTTGCAATTCTTGGCCTCACCGCTGTAGCGCTGCTTAGTGCTTGTGGTGGAGGCAGCTCATCCAGTGGTAGTAATGGCGGTGGAAGCAGTGAACCGCGCATCGAAAATCGCTACTCACTGGCCAGCCACTGCTTCACTATGCAGTCGGCTGATGATCGCTATGCGGGGATCGATGGCGAGGACACCGTACTCAGCAGTTCGGCCATTGAAGCCGAACCGTTCTTCATGCAGGCAGCCACGCTCGGCAAATACTTGTTCTACACCAGCGACGGCCAATTCCTGACCAGCGATGGATCGTCCGTTCGCGTCGACGAAGAACCCAGTAACGATGCTATCTGGACCCTGGAGTTCGACAGCACAGCCAAAACCTTCACCATTTACTCGGAAACCGACGAGCGCTATCTCAGCGCTGGCGACAGCACGCTGAGCACAGCGGATACCCCCAGCGCATTCAGCTTTACCGCCAGCCAAGGCTGTAAAACCTACCCGGAAATGCCCACCTCAGTCATTGGTGACACTTATAAAGGTAAAGGCGCCGATGAACCCGTCGTCGGCTTTGCCGATATCCACAATCACATGGGCATGAGCAGCGAGTTGTCCTATGCGGGCGATGTTGGCCCGTCGGCCGGTGGCGTTCTCTACGGTGAAGCGTTCCACCGTTTCGGCGTCAGCCACGCACTGGCCGACTGCGCTGACTTCCATGGCCCCAATGGCATACGCGGCGCGGATGTCATTCTTGTTTCCGGCGCCTCCCCTACCCATGAAACCGAGGGGTGGCCGACGTTTATCGACTGGCCAACCAATCACTCGCTCACGCATACGGTGATGTATTACAAGTGGGTAGAACGCGCCTGGCTCGCTGGCCTACGCATTATGGTTAACCACGGCACCAACATCGCCGGGCTGTGTACCGTCGGCACCATCTACTCGCTGCACCCTGGCGCCGACTGTAACGATATGAGTATCGCCATCAAGCAGATCAAGTACATGTATGAGCTGCAGGACTATATTGATGCGCAGTACGGCGGCCCCGGTGAAGGCTGGTATCGTATTGTTACCAGTCCGCAGCAAGCCCGAGAAGTCATTAACGACGGCAAACTGGCGGTAGTGCTGGGTATGGAAGCCGCGCAGGTTTTTGACTGCGGTATGACCATGCTGCTCGGCAATATCGAAATCCCCAAGTGTGACCGCGAGCAGATTGACGACAAGCTTCAGGAATTGTGGGATCTGGGTGTTCGTCACCTCTACGCCTATCACGACATCGACAGCGCGCTCGGCGGAACCGGCATTTTCAGCGATATTATGAACCTGCTGAACCTGATCGATACTGGGTCGTTCTGGAAAACCACCGATTGCCGGGACTATCCAGAGAGTGAGCCGATGGTTCGCGAGCCCGGCCTGAAGATTGTGACCAGCCTGCCCGGCACCGGCGGCGACCCGCTGACCAGCCTTGTCCTTGATATCACCAAGGGTTTAGCCCTGCCGCTCTACCCGGATAGAGTGCAGTGTAATTCCCGGACGGTGACCGAGCTGGGCGAATACGCGCTCAATGCCATGATGGACCGCGGCATGGTCATGGATATTGACCACGCGGCCTACCACAGTAAAGACATCATGCTGGATCTTGCCGAGCAGCGGACTCCTGCTTACCCGATGGTGTCATCGCATGACGCCCACGGTGGTCTGACCAGCGATCAGGCTGCGCGAATCCTGAAGAATGGTGGCGTTATCTATCCCTACAAAGATACCGGCATCAAGCACGTCGAGTTTCTGGAAAAGCTGAAGTTCTGGCGCGAAAAAGCCGGGGTCAGCGACTCGGTTCTCGGCCTGGGCTTTGGTGTTGACGGCAACGGCTTTGGCGGACACGCCAATCCCCGTGGCGGCGATTCCGAGCCGGTGCAATATCCCTTTGTGCTGTTCCAGGGCGACGACTGGGGCGAGAAGTACAATAACTTCGACCCGGTCACGGTTGAGATGCTGACCATCCCGGAGAGCGGCAAATACTGGCACATCGATGAAGTGGGTATGGCCAACTACGGTCTGGTTGCCGACTACGTGGAAGAAGTGCGCCTGGAAGGCGGTCAGGAGGCGCTGGATGCGCTCTACAACTCTGCAGAGGCCTATCTGCAGACCTGGGAGCGCTCTTACAACCGCGCCAACCTGCAGTAA
- a CDS encoding TIGR03857 family LLM class F420-dependent oxidoreductase yields the protein MTTTLYPELACYLLPGHSEKPAELIREVRDAEALGLGSAWISERFDAKEAGVSIGAAAAVTERIHIGTAATNINTRHPMGVAAMASSAQRLSQGRFALGIARGVGIRQQLWGLDSVSNAQLRDFYTMMRQLWRGERVMGYDGPLGKFPYLHMADWLDEDIPQLFVGFGPKSLRFAGSVYDGVILHTFLSDDALKRAIHLVREGAEAAGRDPDSVKVWSVLAVGVDPSEEQRLRLDVARMATYLQAPGYGEMLFAINDWDPEQLDAFRKHPLIANMPGGIDSVATLEQLAEIKTLMPEHWLPSAIGTASYAAQRIQDQFSAGAYGVILHASTPAEFAPVVAAYQTIRRHDDFAGRSNRPA from the coding sequence ATGACGACCACGCTTTATCCCGAACTCGCCTGCTACCTGCTCCCCGGCCACAGCGAAAAACCGGCTGAGCTGATTCGTGAAGTCCGCGATGCCGAGGCCCTTGGGCTGGGCAGCGCCTGGATATCAGAACGCTTCGACGCCAAGGAAGCCGGTGTAAGCATAGGCGCGGCCGCCGCCGTCACTGAGCGCATTCATATCGGCACCGCCGCCACCAACATCAACACCCGCCACCCTATGGGCGTCGCGGCGATGGCAAGCTCAGCCCAGCGTTTATCGCAGGGTCGCTTTGCCCTGGGTATTGCGCGGGGGGTCGGTATTCGGCAGCAGCTTTGGGGACTGGACAGCGTGAGCAATGCCCAGCTTCGGGACTTTTATACGATGATGCGCCAACTTTGGCGGGGCGAGCGGGTGATGGGCTACGACGGTCCGCTGGGAAAATTCCCCTACCTGCATATGGCGGACTGGCTGGATGAAGACATTCCGCAGCTCTTCGTAGGCTTTGGCCCCAAGAGTCTGCGCTTTGCGGGCAGCGTTTACGACGGTGTCATTTTGCACACCTTTCTCAGCGATGACGCCCTGAAACGGGCAATTCATCTGGTTCGGGAGGGCGCCGAGGCCGCGGGGCGAGACCCGGACAGCGTCAAAGTCTGGAGTGTACTGGCAGTGGGGGTCGACCCCAGTGAAGAACAGCGACTTCGGCTGGATGTGGCGCGCATGGCAACCTATTTACAGGCACCCGGTTACGGCGAAATGCTGTTTGCCATCAATGACTGGGACCCGGAACAACTTGACGCCTTCCGCAAGCACCCTCTGATCGCCAACATGCCCGGCGGCATCGACAGCGTCGCCACGCTGGAACAACTGGCCGAGATTAAAACCTTGATGCCTGAACACTGGCTGCCCTCTGCCATCGGCACTGCAAGCTATGCTGCCCAGCGTATTCAAGACCAATTTTCCGCAGGGGCCTACGGCGTAATCCTGCATGCCAGCACGCCCGCTGAATTCGCACCTGTTGTGGCCGCTTACCAGACAATTCGACGGCACGACGACTTCGCCGGACGCAGTAACCGCCCAGCATAG
- a CDS encoding hemin uptake protein HemP → MEQDPQQYPQRQITIDGDTVDSQELVNPGSPLKIRHADQQYLLRVTRQGKLILTK, encoded by the coding sequence GTGGAACAGGATCCTCAGCAGTACCCCCAACGTCAGATCACCATCGACGGAGATACCGTGGACAGTCAGGAGCTGGTTAACCCCGGCTCCCCGCTGAAAATCCGCCATGCCGATCAGCAGTATCTGTTGCGGGTGACGCGACAGGGCAAACTCATTCTGACCAAGTAG
- a CDS encoding DUF1295 domain-containing protein, with protein sequence MAKAWINGLIVLVCVGLAGGLALAIGDSGLRWAGWPLPLVCAAMAFAVQWLVFVPSFLGQSEHYYDLTGSLTYLLLVTFALSISTSLNAEWNARALLLCAMVWVWALRLGSFLFLRIQRAGKDGRFDEIKPFFSRFLLTWTLQGLWVFVTLAAALAAISAEQVVPLSWPALVGFALWLGGLSLEAVADAQKTAFNRNPVNAGRFVNVGLWRWSRHPNYAGEILLWLGVAVVAMPALVGWQWLALVSPLFVYLLLTRISGIPLLERRADEKWEGDPDYCHYKAVTPVLWLRPPDASGPEKGLDP encoded by the coding sequence GTGGCGAAGGCGTGGATAAATGGCCTGATTGTATTGGTTTGTGTGGGACTGGCCGGGGGCTTGGCCCTGGCGATTGGCGATAGCGGACTGCGGTGGGCGGGATGGCCGCTGCCGCTGGTCTGTGCCGCGATGGCATTTGCCGTTCAGTGGCTGGTATTCGTCCCATCTTTTCTCGGGCAGAGCGAGCATTACTACGATCTTACCGGCAGTCTCACCTATCTGCTGCTGGTAACCTTTGCCCTGTCGATATCCACCTCCTTGAATGCAGAATGGAATGCACGCGCCTTGCTGTTGTGCGCGATGGTGTGGGTGTGGGCGCTGCGCCTGGGGAGCTTTCTGTTTTTGCGTATCCAGCGAGCCGGCAAAGATGGTCGCTTTGACGAAATTAAACCGTTTTTCTCACGCTTTCTGCTCACCTGGACATTGCAGGGATTGTGGGTGTTCGTCACCCTGGCGGCTGCCTTGGCGGCAATCTCTGCGGAGCAGGTGGTGCCGCTGTCGTGGCCCGCGTTGGTGGGCTTTGCACTTTGGCTTGGTGGACTGTCTCTGGAAGCGGTCGCCGATGCGCAGAAGACGGCGTTTAACCGAAATCCCGTCAATGCCGGTCGCTTTGTGAATGTCGGCTTGTGGCGCTGGTCCCGGCACCCAAACTATGCAGGGGAAATCCTGTTGTGGCTCGGCGTGGCCGTTGTCGCGATGCCTGCCCTTGTCGGCTGGCAATGGTTGGCGCTGGTATCGCCGCTATTCGTCTATCTGCTGCTAACCCGCATCAGCGGCATTCCCCTGTTGGAGCGGCGCGCCGATGAAAAGTGGGAGGGCGATCCCGACTATTGCCACTACAAAGCCGTAACCCCGGTGTTGTGGCTGCGGCCGCCCGATGCGTCAGGGCCCGAGAAGGGGCTTGACCCGTGA
- a CDS encoding winged helix-turn-helix transcriptional regulator, which yields MNYGVVNGRIAHALALVGDRWSLAILGELFVGWRRFEEIRRRLGISRATLTRRLDALIRDGVVVRKLYSSSRYQYGLSDKGEALCPFMLLAWRWEQVWADAETRGATPERLFHADCNQPLLPVASCAHCQQSIMSGDLVLSEAVLQSPIFHSDIRPTGQTRRMGVSRAAGDEDIHLQSVAELIGDRWTLLIMMTVFFGTGRHEGFTQQLGISSNSLASRLNRLVEVGILVRYDYQLNPPRSEYAATVKGQALYPVIMVLRQWAEDWGDGPAPAPLVHRQCGNAAVLAVECSSCHHVVRRQDILLAPLEPECATGCG from the coding sequence ATGAACTACGGAGTCGTCAACGGGCGCATTGCACATGCGCTGGCCCTGGTGGGAGATCGCTGGTCACTGGCGATTCTTGGTGAGCTGTTTGTCGGTTGGCGACGTTTTGAAGAGATTCGGCGGCGGTTAGGGATCAGCCGCGCAACCTTGACTCGCCGACTGGATGCCCTGATCCGCGACGGGGTGGTCGTCAGAAAGCTCTATTCCTCAAGCCGCTACCAATACGGTCTCAGCGACAAGGGGGAGGCCTTATGTCCTTTTATGCTGCTGGCGTGGCGCTGGGAGCAGGTTTGGGCTGATGCCGAAACACGGGGCGCTACGCCCGAGCGGCTTTTTCACGCCGACTGTAACCAGCCGCTGCTGCCGGTGGCGAGCTGTGCTCACTGTCAGCAGTCCATTATGTCGGGGGATCTCGTTCTGAGTGAGGCGGTGCTGCAAAGCCCGATTTTTCACAGCGATATCCGCCCGACTGGACAGACGCGCCGCATGGGGGTGTCGCGGGCGGCGGGTGATGAGGATATCCATCTGCAGAGTGTGGCGGAGTTGATCGGCGACCGCTGGACGCTGCTGATAATGATGACGGTGTTCTTTGGCACTGGTCGGCACGAGGGGTTTACCCAGCAACTGGGGATTTCCAGTAACAGCCTCGCCTCGCGGCTGAATCGTCTGGTGGAGGTCGGTATTCTGGTTCGCTACGATTACCAGCTCAATCCCCCGCGCAGTGAATATGCGGCTACGGTCAAGGGGCAGGCCTTGTATCCGGTGATCATGGTGCTTCGGCAGTGGGCTGAGGACTGGGGAGACGGCCCCGCGCCGGCGCCACTGGTGCATCGCCAGTGCGGCAACGCCGCTGTATTGGCGGTGGAATGCTCGAGCTGTCACCATGTCGTGCGTCGGCAAGATATTCTTCTCGCGCCGCTCGAGCCTGAGTGCGCGACGGGCTGTGGCTGA